The following are encoded in a window of Brettanomyces bruxellensis chromosome 9, complete sequence genomic DNA:
- a CDS encoding uncharacterized protein (BUSCO:EOG09263OWL): MSFLPPSVVLPVPLTTKSHFSPIPKVVNAQNQQDPIILGVDEAGRGPVIGPMVYGLAYTRKSQDRVLRKFGFDDSKKLTPEKRTELMQGICGAEPELLSSIGWATTSITARDISAGMLRPKGSTYNLNSQAHDVTMALIQGILDRGVCVEEVYIDTVGPPAVYQKKLQGRFPGLKITVTKKADSLFPIVSAASIVAKVTRDSSIEQSRLCRSIPTVWGSGYPSDPRTSKWLNGNVHPLYGWDLNVRYSWQTAKDAIKRNNGIEMTWEDDLEEVDDDYGDISHLMSSNNFSSSSISNFDSVRCDWFLSSI; the protein is encoded by the coding sequence ATGAGTTTCTTGCCGCCATCAGTGGTTCTGCCGGTGCCACTAACCACTAAATCGCATTTTTCACCTATTCCAAAAGTTGTCAATGCACAAAACCAGCAGGATCCAATCATACTCGGAGTCGATGAAGCAGGAAGGGGGCCTGTGATTGGTCCAATGGTGTACGGCCTGGCATACACCAGGAAATCCCAGGATAGAGTACTCCGAAAGTTTGGATTTGATGACTCGAAAAAGCTCACACCCGAAAAAAGAACAGAGTTAATGCAAGGAATATGCGGAGCAGAGCCAGAATTACTCAGCAGCATTGGCTGGGCGACCACATCTATCACAGCAAGGGATATTTCGGCAGGTATGCTGCGACCTAAAGGATCCACATACAATTTGAACAGTCAGGCACATGATGTGACTATGGCTCTCATTCAAGGCATTCTCGATAGAGGAGTGTGTGTTGAGGAGGTTTACATCGACACAGTCGGTCCACCGGCTGTTTACCAGAAGAAATTGCAGGGCCGGTTCCCTGGCTTAAAGATTACCGTGACGAAAAAAGCCGACTCTCTTTTCCCGATAGTGTCCGCCGCGTCGATCGTCGCCAAAGTTACCCGAGATTCGAGCATCGAGCAGTCGCGTCTGTGCAGGTCGATCCCCACAGTATGGGGGTCCGGCTATCCATCCGATCCCCGGACTAGCAAATGGCTTAACGGCAATGTTCATCCGCTTTATGGTTGGGACTTGAACGTCCGATACTCGTGGCAAACAGCCAAAGATGCAATTAAGCGCAATAATGGGATCGAGATGACTTGGGAGGACGATCTTGAAGAAGTAGATGACGATTACGGAGATATTTCGCACTTGATGAGCTCCAAcaacttttcatcatcctctaTCTCCAACTTTGACTCCGTCCGTTGTGATTGGTTCCTCAGCAGtatataa
- the MAK16 gene encoding ribosome biosynthesis protein (BUSCO:EOG09264L3W) — translation MSDEVIWNVINNQFCSYRVKTDKNQSLCTNEYNVTGLCNRRSCPLANAKYATVKNDNGKLYLYMKTAERAHTPNRLWERIRLSRNYKTALKQIDDHLLYWNKFMIHKCKQRLTRLTEIMIMERRMALTEQERHYVPVKHKIINRERARERKALAAAKIEKSIEKELMERLKSGAYGDKPLNVDEKIWKKILGKMDEEEAEKEEQEEESEMEDEFEIESAEEGEDEDVGKVEYVEADDDEDEKQSMVDMEDLQDWLQGSSDSASESNEEESSDSEDNKSSKRKADSDDSNKKRRRRRPRIEVEIEQEEEPLTNIQE, via the exons ATGTCTGACGAG GTTATCTGGAATGTCATCAACAATCAGTTTTGCTCATATAGGGTCAAGACAGACAAGAATCAGTCACTTTGTACAAATGAATATAATGTAACGGGATTGTGCAACCGGAGATCGTGCCCACTTGCAAACGCCAAATATGCCACGgttaaaaatgataatggAAAGCTATATCTATATATGAAAACTGCAGAGAGAGCGCATACTCCAAACCGGCTCTGGGAGAGGATCCGTTTAAGTCGGAATTACAAAACGGCATTAAAGCAAATAGACGATCACTTGCTATATTGGAACAAGTTCATGATACATAAGTGCAAGCAAAGACTTACAAGATTAACGGAGATTATGATAATGGAAAGACGGATGGCATTAACAGAGCAGGAGAGACATTATGTGCCTGTGAAGCACAAGATCATAAACAGGGAGAGAGCAAGAGAGAGAAAGGCGTTGGCTGCTGCCAAGATTGAGAAGTCTATAGAAAAAGAGTTAATGGAGAGATTAAAATCAGGTGCATATGGTGACAAGCCTTTGAATGTGGATGAAAAGATCTGGAAGAAGATTCTTGGCAAGATGGATGAGGAGGAAGCCGAGAAAGAGGAGCAGGAGGAAGAGAGTGAGATGGAAGATGAGTTTGAGATTGAAAGTGCTGAGGAAggtgaggatgaagatgtcGGAAAGGTGGAGTACGTTGAggcagatgatgatgaggatgaaaagcAGAGTATGGTCGACATGGAAGATCTTCAGGATTGGTTACAAGGGTCGTCGGATTCCGCCTCTGAGAgtaatgaagaagaaagctcAGATTCCGAAGATAACAAATCATCAAAGAGAAAGGCAGACAGTGATGATTCtaacaaaaagagaagaagacgCAGGCCAAGAATCGAGGTTGAGATTGAACAGGAGGAGGAACCGCTCACTAATATTCAGGAATGA
- a CDS encoding uncharacterized protein (BUSCO:EOG09263ZSC) — protein sequence MPTSVKTYVAFAFDTLYTSLTKDAPISLSKLRQVVEGTKEKPKIEHFPLFVTWNILHYGRRELRGCIGNFSNLKLPDGVKQYAVIAAMEDPRFDPIKVDELSKLSCSVTLLKNFEKAKDIYDWEIGKHGIRILINGRSTATFLPDVASEQNWTKQQTLQALVEKAGFYENYQDLDIQLTRYQGIKDTLTYKDYISIREKAQKLEVEESN from the coding sequence atgCCGACCTCAGTTAAAACATACGTGGCGTTTGCTTTTGATACCTTATACACAAGCCTAACAAAGGATGCTCCAATTTCCCTTTCTAAACTAAGGCAGGTGGTTGAAGGTACAAAAGAGAAGCCTAAAATTGAGCATTTTCCCCTTTTCGTCACATGGAACATTCTCCACTATGGAAGAAGAGAGCTTAGAGGATGCATTGGaaacttttcaaatctTAAATTGCCCGATGGGGTTAAGCAGTATGCCGTTATAGCCGCCATGGAAGATCCACGTTTTGATCCAATAAAGGTGGATGAATTGAGTAAATTATCTTGCTCGGTAACCCTTTTAAAGAACTTTGAAAAGGCGAAAGATATATATGATTGGGAAATAGGCAAACATGGTATCAGAATACTTATTAATGGAAGGTCAACTGCCACATTTCTTCCTGATGTCGCATCAGAGCAAAATTGGACAAAGCAACAAACACTTCAAGCTTTAGTCGAAAAAGCGGGCTTTTACGAGAATTATCAAGATCTTGATATCCAGCTTACACGTTACCAGGGAATAAAGGACACGTTGACTTATAAAGATTATATTTCTATCAGAGAAAAGGCTCAAAAGTTAGAGGTTGAAGAATCCAACTAA
- a CDS encoding uncharacterized protein (BUSCO:EOG09260T28) produces MSTKVLTSPEEQTKAVENSAAVIRQHIVLMRKCLDSRNHFMDALKHASTFLNELRNNSLSPKEYYELYIMVYDGLEYLSEYLRDTHPDNHLADLYELVQYAGNIIPRLYLMITVGSVYMGVKDAPIKEIMNDMLEMCRGVQHPIRGLFLRYYLSQRTKDLLPTNGLEEEDSKSADTDKKSDKDAQNMQPSAQNPLHGDVNDSIHFIITNFIEMNKLWVRWQHQGHSSEFEKRTEERKELQVLVGSNLVRISQLEAIKRVYYKKNILPLILEQIVKCRDVIAQEYLLDVIIQVFPDEFHLITMDELFNATLRLDPAVSSKKIILSLVERLIAFKKREPEYVSRVVAEDSVDIFGKFIEFIDKLLEWKPDLSADDYCKLLCGLCRLSVIYYSQKYENLDSVYEHAVKFYIDNEKIKKSKNAKEKTLPKKDSSKDNTSQSCWKDLLTCPVYQYSDVTTVLKLGDSYLKFVNAMSYEVRKSVCRDIITRFLKEKAQITTDEELRKAFLFLDPFIRIQDGESGETVNQKTKKPIQTSGDILGGSPNTTAADLTENTEKAPEDSMEIQKNEEFLSKFIHTIYNKNPYKNFELLESAQKELAKGEQRVKYTYPALVSTTLKLIRKLYLVKHLQTDRQKKKVNRFFTFISAILSELSKHSYNAIDCFNMNLTTAEIADEIGMENISYDFFIESLVIYEQFFLDSRSQYQALMGLINKLIGAKNLMKTDNFDRLITRTTIYCSKLLRKTDQCRAIYMASHLWWIVDDTEKTEDADESEISDLVSGVGHLSLKSDGKRVLECLQRALRTADSILDSNVSLELFIEILNQSLYFFIHGNNLITVRYLNGLIELIENNFSSLGKIEGPSLLTWNHFQRTLKYVSEQKAIDSRFDEVHA; encoded by the coding sequence ATGTCAACAAAAGTACTTACATCCCCCGAAGAACAGACAAAGGCAGTTGAAAATTCTGCGGCTGTGATTCGCCAACACATAGTGCTGATGCGGAAATGCCTTGATTCTAGAAACCACTTTATGGATGCCCTGAAACATGCTTCTACATTTTTAAATGAGCTTAGAAACAACTCACTTTCACCAAAAGAATACTATGAGCTTTACATTATGGTTTACGATGGCTTGGAATACTTGAGCGAGTACTTGAGAGATACACATCCGGATAACCACTTGGCAGATTTATACGAGTTGGTTCAGTATGCCGGTAACATCATTCCACGTCTTTATTTGATGATTACTGTGGGATCGGTTTATATGGGAGTCAAGGATGCCCCGATCAAGGAAATCATGAACGACATGCTTGAGATGTGTCGAGGCGTGCAGCACCCAATCAGGGGTCTTTTTTTGAGGTATTACTTGTCCCAAAGAACGAAGGATCTGCTTCCCACCAATGGattggaagaagaggatTCCAAAAGTGCGGACACAGACAAAAAATCGGATAAGGATGCACAGAACATGCAGCCAAGTGCACAGAACCCACTACATGGAGATGTTAACGACTCAAtccatttcatcatcacaaATTTTATCGAAATGAACAAGCTTTGGGTGCGTTGGCAGCACCAAGGGCATTCGTCTGAGTTTGAAAAGAGAACAGAAGAACGTAAGGAGTTGCAAGTTCTTGTTGGATCGAACTTGGTGAGGATTTCACAGCTTGAGGCTATCAAAAGGGTGTATTATAAGAAGAATATCTTGCCGTTAATACTTGAACAGATTGTGAAATGCAGGGATGTCATTGCCCAGGAGTATTTGTTGGATGTAATAATACAAGTTTTCCCTGATGAGTTTCACCTCATTACTATGGACGAACTTTTCAATGCTACTTTAAGGCTGGATCCAGCTGTTAGCTCCAAGAAGATAATTCTTTCACTGGTGGAAAGACTCATCGCCTTTAAGAAAAGAGAACCTGAGTATGTCAGCAGGGTTGTTGCCGAGGATTCAGTCGATATTTTTGGCAAATTTATCGAGTTTATCGACAAGCTTCTCGAGTGGAAGCCTGATTTAAGTGCAGATGACTATTGCAAGCTTCTTTGTGGGTTGTGCCGGCTTTCTGTCATTTATTACTCACAGAAATACGAGAACCTTGATTCTGTGTACGAGCACGCTGTTAAATTTTACATTGACAAcgagaaaattaaaaagtcaaaaaatgcaaagGAGAAGACCTTGCCAAAGAAAGATTCCAGCAAAGATAATACATCTCAGTCTTGCTGGAAAGATCTACTTACTTGTCCAGTGTATCAGTATTCAGACGTGACAACAGTTCTTAAGTTGGGGGATAGCTATCTTAAATTTGTCAATGCAATGAGTTATGAGGTCAGAAAAAGTGTCTGCAGAGATATTATCACGCGCTttttaaaggagaaagCTCAGATAACCACGGATGAGGAATTAAGAAAAGCTTTCCTATTTTTGGACCCTTTTATTAGAATACAAGATGGCGAAAGCGGAGAAACCGTTAatcaaaaaacaaaaaagccaatTCAAACATCAGGAGACATTCTAGGTGGATCTCCAAACACAACGGCAGCCGATTTGACAGAAAATACAGAGAAGGCTCCCGAAGACAGCATGGAGATCCAGAAGAATGAAGAGTTCCTATCAAAGTTTATCCACACGATATACAACAAGAATCCATACAAAAATTTTGAGTTGCTAGAGAGTGCACAGAAGGAATTGGCCAAGGGTGAGCAAAGAGTGAAATACACTTATCCAGCACTTGTCTCGACAACGTTAAAGCTAATCAGGAAACTATATTTAGTGAAACATCTACAAACAGATaggcagaagaagaaggtgaacCGATTCTTTACATTTATCTCGGCCATTCTTTCAGAATTATCGAAACATAGTTACAATGCCATCGACTGCTTTAATATGAATTTGACTACGGCAGAAATAGCAGATGAGATCGGCATGGAGAATATCTCGTACGATTTTTTCATCGAGTCACTCGTTATATACGAGCAGTTCTTTTTGGACTCGCGTTCTCAGTACCAAGCATTGATGGGCTTGATAAACAAGCTTATAGGTGCCAAAAACTTGATGAAAACAGACAATTTCGATCGTCTCATCACACGCACAACCATATACTGCTCAAAACTTTTGCGTAAGACGGATCAATGCCGTGCAATATACATGGCCTCGCATTTATGGTGGATAGTAGATGATACAGAAAAGACGGAAGACGCTGATGAATCAGAAATTTCCGATCTGGTCAGTGGTGTTGGTCATTTGTCATTGAAAAGTGATGGAAAGAGAGTATTAGAGTGTCTTCAGCGGGCTTTAAGGACAGCAGACTCGATTCTTGACTCAAATGTGTCTCTTGAGCTTTTCATTGAGATTCTCAATCAATCACTTTACTTCTTCATTCATGGAAACAATCTCATTACCGTGAGATACTTAAATGGTCTTATTGAATTGATTGAAAACAACTTCAGTTCGTTAGGAAAGATAGAAGGCCCATCTCTCTTAACTTGGAATCACTTCCAGCGGACATTAAAGTACGTTTCTGAGCAGAAAGCGATCGATTCCAGATTTGACGAAGTGCATGCTTGA
- a CDS encoding uncharacterized protein (BUSCO:EOG092635SS), translating into MTEDDDLDDLDDLLDDFQDEVLSKPPGAMLQEDSKNAGSLNKQKVNSDPNKTVPNGKGDLYGEKRDDGKTEKDGNGTEKGGKGFEALLNEMSQTDPELSAELRSFIKDISEVDKGNYSGKSAQSTSVGDKAVSGLKKKNFQEAISETVHRLKRSGSQVDESIRNETKNDNMLETLMKSLSMEPSAKSGKEGDTDDINSLLAEMLDQLSSKSVLYEPLNDLYLKFGPWLQDPAKKLDPEYSKYQKQYGLVKALVLRFQQPTYNDNNAGDKKFINDNLESLQELGLPPKELMNDDLGFLSNKKDGNGLNNLQFTDEDIPDEVGKELEETCQQK; encoded by the coding sequence ATGACTGAAGATGACGATTTGGACGATTTGGACGATCTTCTAGACGATTTCCAGGATGAGGTTCTAAGTAAACCGCCTGGAGCAATGCTACAAGAGGACTCGAAGAATGCTGGAAGTTTGAATAAGCAAAAAGTTAATAGTGATCCGAATAAAACTGTGCCTAATGGAAAAGGTGATCTGTATGGCGAAAAGCGTGATGATGGCAAAACAGAGAAAGACGGCAATGGCACAGAAAAGGGAGGGAAAGGATTTGAAGCACTTCTTAACGAAATGTCACAGACTGATCCTGAATTGTCAGCAGAGCTTCGAAGTTTCATCAAGGATATATCTGAGGTCGATAAAGGTAATTACAGTGGAAAAAGTGCACAAAGCACATCGGTTGGTGATAAGGCAGTATCAGGactcaaaaagaaaaacttcCAGGAGGCAATATCGGAAACAGTGCATCGACTGAAAAGGTCAGGCAGTCAAGTTGACGAATCAATTCGGAATGAAACTAAGAATGACAACATGCTTGAAACACTAATGAAGTCGTTAAGTATGGAGCCAAGTGCGAAGTCCGGTAAAGAAGGCGACACAGATGATATTAATTCTCTTCTTGCTGAGATGTTGGACCAGCTTTCGAGTAAAAGTGTGCTTTATGAGCCTTTGAACGATCTCTACTTGAAATTCGGACCCTGGTTGCAGGATCCAGCTAAGAAGTTAGATCCGGAATATTCAAAGTACCAAAAGCAATATGGTCTTGTGAAGGCACTTGTGCTCAGATTTCAGCAGCCAACATATAATGACAACAATGCAGGTGACAAGAAGTTTATCAACGACAATTTGGAGAGTCTTCAGGAACTCGGACTGCCTCCAAAAGAATTGATGAATGATGATCTTGGATTCTTGTCGAACAAAAAAGACGGTAACGGACTCAACAACTTGCAATTCACGGATGAGGATATTCCAGATGAGGTGGGTAAAGAGTTGGAGGAGACCTGTCAACAGAAGTGA
- the UBC9 gene encoding E2 SUMO-conjugating protein ubc9: MAKRDLCAERIQQERKQWRKDHPFGFYARPTRAADGSLNLHNWDAGVPGKAHTLWENATYPLTIAFPDEYPAKPPKIRFPPGFYHPNVYPSGTICLSILNEDQDWRPAISLKQLMLGIQELLDTPNPNSPAQEPAWRAFEKDKEGYNKRVKEQARKYADRK; this comes from the coding sequence ATGGCCAAGAGAGACTTGTGTGCAGAGAGAATACAacaggaaagaaaacagtGGAGAAAAGACCATCCATTTGGATTTTACGCCAGACCTACTCGAGCTGCAGATGGATCGCTGAATTTACATAACTGGGATGCAGGAGTGCCCGGAAAGGCACATACACTATGGGAAAATGCAACTTACCCACTTACGATAGCGTTCCCAGATGAATACCCGGCCAAACCACCGAAGATTAGATTTCCTCCGGGCTTTTACCACCCAAATGTTTACCCATCAGGAACAATTTGCCTCTCCATATTGAATGAGGATCAGGACTGGAGACCTGCAATTTCCTTAAAGCAGTTGATGCTTGGAATTCAAGAGCTTTTGGATACTCCAAATCCAAACTCCCCCGCACAAGAACCTGCTTGGAGAGCCTTTGAAAAGGACAAGGAAGGCTATAACAAACGTGTTAAGGAGCAAGCACGCAAGTATGCTGACAGAAAGTAA
- the RPS29 gene encoding 40S ribosomal protein S29: MAHANVWYSHPRNNGKGARQCRICASRSGLIRKYGLNICRQCFREKADDIGFHKLR, from the coding sequence ATGGCTCACGCAAACGTTTGGTACTCACACCCAAGAAACAACGGTAAGGGAGCTAGACAGTGCAGAATCTGCGCTTCCCGTTCTGGTTTGATCAGAAAGTACGGCTTGAACATTTGCAGACAGTGCTTCAGAGAGAAGGCTGATGATATTGGATTCCACAAGTTGCGTTAA
- a CDS encoding uncharacterized protein (BUSCO:EOG092615SM) codes for MAGHRATLKKAKKSFKSGHASKRSLKAKSKGKVEKKSGIPGPKSLKRQSRLERKNTANQLKKNKILKSLNKRALFDVAKTEKIVTFIPLTRNISCGRMLSEMLKPLGEVSVPEQVDGPLVKSVHIERFKSNLKIVLPDMTSLISILDAAKIADFVILGLSATEEVEPKWGEQIVRAIEAQGISSVYGIVPDVVSAYPSKKNLQDDILKSLSSYYGHFFPDYEKLFVTERPSDALNLLRSVCQKLPKPVSWRDERGYMVADSVNTAVKEGSTDEGYLVIEGTVRGSGFSADNLVSLPDVGEFAIGRIEKLETRKIHQKAENEGNSVVFAPGTEKDTLNKLGPLPEAADGQDDDMMEDEDSNFLGYDQDNDENTYDLVDRSEKSNVGHQLGRRLPKGMSAYQAKWLLDDDIKELVKENGVEEEDTEDVEPGEYRPEDAFEAGEQRIAEGRAEESSLNEADGMDVEPEDAEELSAEEEARQLQEFKKKAKEELEFPDEIELRPTERATERLSRYRGVKSLADCLWDYDEQDAHRPSEWLRYLRVKNYRASSRRIRAEFRSGLNVRAGDRCILYVEVPASVLSKLRDPSRWPFVVYELLKHEHKLTVCQIACKIWESYDLPLKSKERMFMQYGARRVEVEPIFSQPSRNTNNVAKFLRFLQKGASGIATVVAPMSFTNSPVLFYRQTAENGVELVADGTFSNADFTRIVAKRSVLTGEVLKIHRSAVTVRYMFFNEKDVHAFRNVPLFTQMGHSGTIKQSLGTHGYFKATFDGKINAQDVIAMALYKRMWPRNCVHV; via the coding sequence ATGGCAGGACATCGTGCAACATTGAAGAAGGCTAAGAAGTCTTTCAAGAGTGGACATGCCTCTAAAAGATCACTCAAAGCAAAAAGTAAAGGTAAagtggagaaaaagagtGGAATTCCGGGTCCGAAGAGTTTGAAGAGGCAATCCAGGCTCGAAAGGAAGAATACAGCAAACCaactgaagaagaacaagatATTGAAGTCCTTGAACAAGAGGGCGTTGTTTGATGTGGCGAAAACGGAGAAAATCGTTACATTCATTCCGTTAACCAGAAATATATCATGCGGCAGAATGCTGAGTGAAATGTTGAAGCCTCTAGGTGAAGTTTCAGTGCCAGAACAGGTGGATGGCCCCTTAGTGAAATCCGTCCACATTGAACGTTTCAAATCCAACCTTAAGATTGTTCTACCGGACATGACAAGTCTGATTTCGATTCTGGATGCAGCGAAAATTGCAGATTTTGTGATTCTTGGTCTGAGTGCCACGGAAGAGGTTGAACCAAAGTGGGGGGAGCAAATTGTGAGGGCCATCGAGGCACAGGGTATATCCAGCGTATACGGAATAGTGCCTGATGTGGTGTCTGCGTACCCATCGAAGAAAAATCTACAGGACGATATTCTAAAGTCTCTTTCTTCGTATTACGGACACTTTTTCCCGGACTATGAGAAGCTATTTGTCACAGAGAGACCGTCGGATGCTCTGAATCTCCTCCGGAGTGTTTGCCAGAAGCTGCCGAAGCCGGTTAGTTGGAGAGATGAGCGCGGATATATGGTTGCAGACAGTGTGAATACTGCAGTTAAGGAAGGAAGCACAGATGAGGGCTATTTGGTGATTGAGGGAACTGTGAGAGGGTCTGGATTCAGCGCGGACAACTTGGTGAGCTTGCCTGATGTAGGAGAGTTTGCAATTGGCCGGATAGAAAAGCTGGAAACGCGCAAAATTCATCAGAAGGCAGAAAATGAGGGAAACTCTGTGGTGTTCGCTCCAGGCACAGAAAAGGACACGTTAAACAAACTTGGACCTCTACCTGAGGCTGCAGATGGGCAAGATGACGACATGATGGAGGATGAAGACTCGAATTTCCTCGGGTACGACCAGGATAACGATGAGAACACGTACGACTTGGTTGATAGGAGTGAGAAGTCGAATGTTGGGCATCAGTTGGGAAGAAGGCTCCCCAAAGGAATGTCTGCGTACCAAGCAAAGTGGTTGCTAGACGATGACATAAAGGAGCTCGTGAAGGAGAAcggagttgaagaagaagatactGAGGATGTTGAGCCAGGTGAATACAGACCTGAAGACGCATTTGAGGCTGGGGAACAGAGAATTGCAGAGGGGAGAGCCGAAGAAAGCAGTTTAAATGAAGCAGACGGGATGGATGTTGAACCGGAGGATGCTGAAGAGTTGTCTGCAGAGGAAGAGGCCCGGCAGTTACAGGaattcaagaagaaggcTAAGGAAGAGCTCGAGTTCCCAGATGAGATCGAACTTCGGCCAACCGAAAGAGCAACTGAAAGACTGTCCAGATACAGGGGAGTGAAGTCTTTGGCGGACTGTTTGTGGGATTATGATGAGCAGGATGCACACAGACCATCTGAATGGCTCAGATATCTTCGTGTGAAGAATTATCGGGCCAGCAGTAGGCGGATACGGGCAGAATTCAGGTCTGGGTTGAATGTGAGGGCCGGAGACAGATGCATACTGTATGTTGAAGTGCCGGCGAGTGTATTAAGCAAGCTTAGAGACCCATCTAGGTGGCCGTTTGTGGTATACGAGCTGCTGAAGCACGAGCACAAATTGACAGTGTGCCAAATTGCTTGCAAGATCTGGGAAAGCTACGATCTTCCTCTCAAGTCGAAGGAGCGGATGTTTATGCAGTATGGGGCAAGGAGAGTGGAGGTTGAGCCTATATTTTCACAGCCCTCAAGAAACACAAACAATGTGGCGAAATTCCTCCGTTTCCTACAAAAGGGTGCATCCGGTATAGCAACGGTTGTTGCTCCAATGAGCTTCACGAACTCACCGGTGCTTTTTTATAGACAAACGGCGGAAAATGGAGTCGAGCTTGTTGCCGACGGAACATTTTCGAATGCCGACTTCACGAGAATCGTTGCCAAGAGAAGCGTTTTAACGGGTGAGGTGCTCAAAATCCACAGGTCTGCCGTCACCGTTAGATACATGTTCTTCAACGAGAAAGACGTTCATGCATTCAGAAATGTGCCGCTATTTACACAAATGGGCCACTCTGGTACCATTAAGCAGTCATTAGGAACTCACGGATACTTCAAGGCGACATTTGATGGTAAGATTAACGCGCAGGATGTTATTGCAATGGCTTTATACAAGAGAATGTGGCCTAGGAACTGTGTCCATGTGTAG